One Rhododendron vialii isolate Sample 1 chromosome 2a, ASM3025357v1 genomic region harbors:
- the LOC131310858 gene encoding autophagy-related protein 8B-like encodes MAKSSFKLEHTLERRKAESGRIREKYADRIPVIVEKAERSDIPDIDKKKYLVPADLTVGQFVYVVRKRINLSAEKAIFVFVKNTLPPTAALMSAIYKENKDEDGFLYMTYSGENTFGSL; translated from the exons ATGGCCAAAAGCTCTTTCAAGCTCGAACACACGTTgg AGAGGAGGAAGGCTGAGTCTGGTCGCATCAGAGAGAAGTATGCTGATAGAATACCA GTAATTGTGGAGAAGGCTGAAAGGAGTGACATTCCTGACATTGACAAGAAAAA ATATCTTGTCCCTGCTGATTTGACAGTTGGGCAGTTTGTTTACGTTGTCCGGAAAAGGATTAATCTCAGTGCTGAAAAGGCTATTTTTGTCTTTGTCAAGAACACATTACCTCCCACTG CTGCGTTGATGTCTGCAATTTACAAGGAAAACAAGGACGAAGACGGGTTCCTCTACATGACTTACAGCGGCGAAAACACATTTGGGTCCCTCTGA